In Dyadobacter sp. NIV53, a single window of DNA contains:
- a CDS encoding di-heme oxidoredictase family protein: protein MGFQNTKKVIGRFGWKANQSTVEQQTAAAFNGDLSITSSLFQSENFTEGQKTKYGTLSNGGSPEIEDKIFQDVVFYIKALAVPGRRNWADKEVVNGKTLFLQANCSGCHIAKMVTGKSDSPSYLSAQTIRPYTDLLLHDMGDGLADNRPDYEATGTEWRTAPLWGIGLVKTVNKHTTLLHDGRARNTEEAILWHGGEAEKSKQVFMNFSRSDRDALLKFIDSL, encoded by the coding sequence CTGGGATTTCAAAACACAAAAAAAGTAATCGGCCGTTTTGGCTGGAAGGCAAACCAGTCTACGGTAGAACAGCAAACAGCTGCTGCTTTTAATGGTGATCTTAGTATAACCTCTTCCTTGTTTCAAAGTGAAAACTTTACCGAAGGGCAAAAAACAAAGTATGGTACTTTATCAAATGGAGGTTCACCAGAAATTGAAGATAAAATATTTCAGGATGTAGTGTTCTATATCAAAGCGTTAGCCGTTCCTGGTCGAAGAAACTGGGCAGACAAAGAGGTAGTTAACGGAAAAACACTGTTTCTGCAAGCTAACTGTTCGGGCTGTCATATTGCAAAAATGGTAACCGGAAAATCCGATTCTCCGTCCTATCTTTCTGCGCAAACAATCCGTCCATACACCGATCTGCTTTTGCATGATATGGGAGATGGACTCGCTGACAACCGCCCTGATTATGAAGCAACTGGTACTGAATGGCGTACGGCACCGCTATGGGGAATTGGTTTGGTGAAAACCGTGAATAAACACACCACTTTACTGCACGACGGGCGTGCAAGAAATACGGAAGAAGCTATTTTGTGGCACGGTGGAGAAGCAGAAAAATCGAAACAGGTTTTTATGAACTTTTCTAGATCTGACCGTGATGCGCTGCTTAAATTTATTGATTCCTTATAG